GGCGGTGATTGTGCTGCGCTACCGCCAGCCCGACGCTCCCCGCGAATTCCGGCTCCCGCTGATGCCCTGGGTACCGGCGTTCGGGGTGCTGGCCTCCGGGTTCCTGATGCTGCAGCTGCACTGGGAAACCTGGCTGCGCTTCGGCATCTGGCTGGTCATCGGGGTCCTGGTCTACGCGCTCTACGGCTACCGCCATTCGCTGCTCAATCCCAACAGTCCCCGGCACGGACGGATCAGCCCGGCTCCCCAGCCGGAAGGGTAAGCCGGGGACTGGATCAAATGAATGCGGCGGTCAGGAGCAAAGGAATGGGGCGCCGAATGATCTTCCGCTGGGGAAAATACCGGCTATTATCAGCGTTAAGCCTTCCGAATATAAGGGGCTTTCAGCTGGGGAGAAAATAACCGAAATGGGCAATCAGTCTCAGGCCGTGCCTTCTGCACGCGGACGCTCCGCCATGCTTTACCGCCGTGCACGCAGCGGCCTTTTCCTCATTGCCCTCTTCTGGGGATGGATGCTTTTGGGCGCCGCGGATTTCATCGCCGCCCTTTTCGGATCCCCCGCATATGCCGCCCTCGCCGTATTAGCTCTCGGTGCGCTGACGCTTGTTTCCTTGCTTTTCCTGCCGATCTGCATTGCCTACCTGGTGCTCAACCGCCCGCGGGTCCCGGGGCAGGCCGACAGGACGGCATCCCGGTCCCGGGACGCGCACCGCGCACGCCTGGCACCCGTGGTCCGGATGGCCCCACCCCGCGGCACCGCCCGCGGTGCCGCACCGGCCGCACCGGCCGCCCCTGCCAAGCGGCGGGACCTCGCCTCCTAACCGGCCTGCAACACCGTTTCGGCAGGAATGTCAGAGGCGGTTGTCATTGTGGAGGACATGAGTTCCTCCCTGGGCACCCGGATGCCCACCACCCCCGCCGCCCCCGTCACCCATGCCCACTACCGCCGGGAACCCTACGTCCGCTGCCGGACCGGCAACGGCACGGTGGACGGCAAGGCCGTGGCCTGGACGCGCACCGAGGTCCTGCTGCACTGGATTGACGACCACGGCCAGGCCCACAACCGCTGGACACCTGCCTCCACGGTCAGCCGGATTGCCCGGGACGAGTCCGCCTGGCGCGATCCCTACGATGATTTCCGGTTCTATTACTCCCCCTCGCCCGCCGCCGCCGGAGCTGGCCGCGCTGCCTGAAAGCGGCCTGAAAGCCGCCGCCGGCGGGCAATGCTCCCCCGTCATAGGGACTCCCGGAAGAATTGTTAGGCACGCCGAACTTTGAGTGCTAGGTTGCTGTCATGGTACGTACAGTCCCACTCCCAGACACCACCGCGCGCCCGGTAAGCAGGCCCCGCAATATCCTGTGGCTCCTCGGCCCCGCGCTCGTGGCGGGAGTCGCGTACCTGGATCCGGGCAACGTAGCCAGCAACATGACCGCCGGAGCCAAGTTTGGGTACCTGCTGGTCTGGGTGGTGGTGACCGGCAACGTCATGGCGTGGCTGATCCAGTACCTTTCGGCCAAGCTCGGCCTGGTCACCGGCCGCAGCCTGCCCGAACTCCTGGGCGAACGCATCGGACGGAAACCGGCCCGGCGGCTGTACTGGCTGCAGGCCGAACTCGTGGCGATGGCCACCGACGTCGCGGAGGTGATCGGCGGCGCCGTCGCACTCTGGCTGCTCTTCGACCTGCCGCTCTTCCTGGGCGGAATCATCACCGGCGGCATCTCCATGGTGGTGCTGCAGCTGCAGAACAGCGGCCGGCACCGGAGCTTCGAGTACGTCATCGTCACGCTGATGCTGGTGATCGCCGTCGGTTTCACCGCGGGCGTGTTCCTGAACCCGCCCGACGCCGGTTCGGTTGCCCAGGGTCTGCTGCCGCGGTTCGAGGGCAGCGAATCGGTGCTGCTGGCCGCCTCCATCCTGGGTGCCACCGTGATGCCGCACGCCATTTACGCCCACTCCGCCCTGACCCGGGACCGCTTCCCCCGCCGCACGGCCACCCTCACCACTCCCCGGCTGATCAAGGCCACCAAGTGGGACGTGACCATTGCCCTGGCTGTCGCCGGTACCGTGAACCTGGCCATCCTGCTGCTCGCCGCCGGTTCGCTGCAGGGCGTGGAGGGCACGGACACCCTGGAGGGCGCGCACGCGGCCATCTCCGCGTCGCTGGGCGGGGTGGTGGCCACCCTGTTCGCCGTCGGGCTGCTGGCCTCCGGGCTCGCCTCGACGTCGGTGGGCGCCTACGCCGGGGCCGAGATCATGCAGGGCCTGCTGAAGGTGCGCATCCCCATGCTGCTGCGCCGGCTGATCACCCTGATTCCCGCCCTGGCGATCCTCGCCGTCGGGATCGATCCCACGTGGGCGCTGATCCTCAGCCAGGTCATCCTGTCCTTCGGCATTCCCTTTGCCCTGATTCCGCTGGTCTGGCTGACCGCGCAGCGGGACCTGATGGGCGTCCACCGCAACCGCTGGTGGACCACCGGCCTGGGTGTGCTGGTCTCGGTGCTGCTGGTGGGGCTGAACATCACCCTGCTGGTGCTGACCTTCACCGGCGCCTGACCGCTACCCGTTCAGCACACCCTCCACCAGTGCGGTGGCGATGCTGTCCGCGTCCGCCTGCGCGGCCAGGTACCGTTCGGCATCCAGGGCGGCGGAACAGCCGGTGCCGGCCGCGGTGATCGCCTGCCGGTAGCGGTGGTCCACCGCGTCGCCGCATGCAAACACCCCGTCCAGGTTGGTCTGGGTGCTGGGGGCGGCCACTTTGATGTACCCCTCCGCGTCCAAATCCACCTGTCCGGCCAGCAGATCCGTCCGCGGGGCATGGCCAATGGCTACGAAGATCCCCTGCACCGGAAGTTCGCGGGTAGTACCCGTGACGGTGTCCGTCAGCGTCATCCCGGTGACCTTGTCCGTTCCGTGGATCGCGGTGACCTCGTTGTTGAACTCGAACCGGATCTTGGCGTGGTCGCGGGCGCGCTGGGCCATGATCCGTGAGGCGCGCAGGGCGTCCCGGCGGACGACGACGGTGACCGAGTCCGCGAAGCGGGTCAGGAACAGCGCTTCCTCCATCGCCGAGTCCCCGCCTCCGACCACCGCGATGTCCCGGTTCCGGAAGAAAAACCCGTCACAGGTGGCACACCAGGAAATACCCCGGCCGTTGAGCTGTTTTTCCTCCGGCAGTCCCAGCTCCTTGTACACGGACCCGGTGGCGAGGATGACGCTGCGGGCCTTGTAGCTGTTCCCGCCGCCGGTGGCCACGCGCTTCGTGTGGGCACCCAGGTCCACCGACACGACGTCGTCGTACTCCACCAGGGCACCGAACTTTTCCGCCTGCCGGCGCAGGTTCTCCATCAGGTCGGGCCCCAGGATGCCGTCCGGGAACCCCGGGAAGTTCTCCACCTCGGTGGTGTTCATCAGGGCGCCGCCCGCGGTGACGGAGCCGGCGAGGATGCGCGGTTTCATGCCGGCCCGGGCGGCGTAGACCCCTGCGGTGTAACCGGCCGGACCGGAGCCGATGATGAGGACGGAATCGGTGCCCATCTGGTCTTCCCTTCGACGGCGGTTCTTCCAGTCTGGCGGGCGGCAGGCCAGCGTCGGTAGACCGGGTGCGTCTTTAGCGGATGCGGGAGCGTATCCGCAGCGCCGCCAGCGCAGTCAGGACCACCACCATGGCTGCGAGCACAAACACCACGTAACCGGTGGGCACCACCCAGTCCCCCACCCTCGCGGTGATCCCGAAGATGTCCTGTACTACGGCCGCCGCTTCGGGCACGTCGGTCACGGTGTCCATGGGTCCGGCGGTCATTTCCTGGCGTATCACCATGGAGGACTGCATAAAGGGCAGCGCACTCACAAAATTCCGCACCCCTTCGGGAAAGGCTCCGACCGGAACATAGGACCCGGCGGCGAAGCCCAGGACCGTGCCCACCACCGTGGACATGGCGGCAAAGGCGCCGGGCGTACGGACATAGGTCACCGCGAAGGCGCTCAGTGCACCGAATGCCGCGCAGCTGAGGACCACGTAGCCGTACGTGCGGGCGAGCTGCCCGCCGGTGAGGGCCACGCCGTCGACCAGGCCGAGGTAAACCAGGCTGGCCACCATCACCAGGGTCGTCATGATCAGCGAGATAGCGATGATGGAAAGCAGGTACCCGAGCACCAGCTGGCCGCGGCTGATTGGAGAAACCAGGAAGTCCCGGAAACGGTCGGTGGCCGTGTCATCCACCACCACGTTCGCGGCGGCCAGGCCCGTGGTGATGGTGGTGATCCCAACGATTCCGGCGAACATCCAGCTGTCCACCAACCCCTTGACCTCCGCCCTGGTGGCCTGCGGAAAGGATTCGGAAAGGCTCTCGACCTGCTGGTTGCCAAGGAACAGCGTGTAGAGCAGGAACAGGACCAATACGGCAATCAGGGAAAAGAACACATTGAGCCGGTCGCGGAAATACAGGCGCAGGTTACGGCCGGTGAGGTCCATAACTATGTTCATGCCGCTTCCCCCTGCCGGCCGGTCAGGGCCAGGAAAACGTCGTCCATGGTCCCGTGGCGGAATTCGAAGTCGAGCACACTGTCGCCGTGCGCGGCGAGGAGCCGGCGGGCAGTGTCGGACCGGTCCACCCGCAGCCGGAGCACGTTGCGGTCCGAACCGACGACGGCGACTCCGGCGTCGTCGGCCAGGCCGGCCAGCGCCTGCGGATCGGCGGAGGTGATGGAGAGGATACTGCTGCTGTATTCGGCCCGCAGGGTGGTGGGCGTGCCGTCCGCGATGATCCGCCCCTTCTCAATCACGCAGACCCGGTCGGCTTCCTCGGTCTCCTCCATGTAGTGGGTGGTCAGGAAGACGGTGAGGCCGTGGTTTTCGCGCAGGTCGTGGATGGTGGACCAGACAACTGCGCGGCTGGCCGGGTCCAGGCCGGCGGTGGGTTCATCCAGGAAGATGATCGACGGCGAGTGCAGCAGCGCCCGGGCGATATCCACCCGGCGTCGTTCCCCGCCGGAATAGGTGGCATAGCGCCGGTCGAGGAAGTCCCCGAGGCCAATCATGCGGCCCAGCTCGTTAATACGTGCATTATTGGCAGCTTTGTCCGGGGAGTAGAACCGTGCCCGGGTTTGCAGGTTTTCCCTTCCGGTGAGGATGGGGTCCAGCAGGGAATCCTGGAACACCACACCGATGGCTTCACGGACCCCGTTGCCGCTGCTGCCCACATCATGTCCCGCGACGGTAACCGTGCCGGCGTCGGGCGGCAGGACGGTGGTCAGGCAGGAAATGGTCGTGGACTTCCCCGCCCCGTTGGCCCCCAGGAAGGCGAACACGCTGCCGGACTGCACCTCGAAGGACAGATCGTCGACGGCGGTCACGCGGCCGAACCGTTTGGTCAATCCCCGGACGGAAATAGCAGTTTCCGCAGTCACCTATCGAGTCCCCAGCCTTGCTGGTTGTCGGCGGCCGGCCCTTCCAGGCCGGCCGGGGCGGTCACAGCGCGCCGATACGGTCTTGGCTCTGCGCCTGGGCTGCTTTTTCCGCTTCTTCTTCGAGCTGGCGGCGCCAGCCGCGCGGCGGCGGCCACGGGATACCCCAAAGGGCAAGCTGCTGCTTGGTGAAACCACCTGCAGGTGTGCGTGCTGCTTCTATTTCTTCACGGGTCGGCATTGGCAAATCATGACATGCAACCGTGGGTATGTCACCGAATAAATCTGACATTTCTTAGTTGGTCTGGCCGGGTCATTGATGGTGCGCCAGCCAGCCCACCTAATTCCGCCAAAATCCGCGGATTCCCGCGGTTACAGGGACCGCCGGTACCGCTAAAAAATACTTATTAGATACTCCCGGTACCGCCAATTCCGGCAATTAGGAATTAGGGATGTGTGGTCACCATAAGCAATTGCCACCCTTCGGGGACCTGTTGCTGGAGCGCTTCGCGGGCCTCGAGGAATCCATCCCCTTCGGCTTCCAATTCACGGGTTTCGACGGGACGCATAATGCCGGTGACTTTCATGGTTCCAGCATAGGCATCCGGAACCGGACCCCTGTTCACCCGGGGCCGCGGAACACTCGGTACGCGGAAGAGTGGCTAGGCCAGGTTTGCCGGCTCGTTGTGGACCAGCTGATCCTGCACGACGGGATTTCCGGAAACGCTCAGCGAGGAAACTACGCGGTAAATGCCCCTGAGGAGCATCGAGACACCGGCGATGGCGACGGCCACGCCGAGATACAGGAACATCACACTGTTCCGCGTATCCGAATGAGCACCGGATGACATCAGAACATCCATGGCCGAAAAGAGGATAAAGAGGGCACCGAGGAACAGGATCGCGCCGCCCCAGGAGATGAGCGCCGCGCTCTGCTTGAAGTTGTTCACGGAGCAACTCTATCGCCCCCACCGGGCCCCCCGTCCCGGAGAGGCAAGGTCCGGACAAAGCAAAAACCCCCGGTTTCCCGGGGGTTTCCTTGTGGAGCTTAGGGGAATCGAACCCCTGACCTTTTCATTGCGAACGAAACGCTCTACCAACTGAGCTAAAGCCCCGGAACTGCACCGCGCGCCGTCGTACTCGGTCCGATACAAATCGAACTCGCTCGAACCACCGGCCCCGCTCGGTTACACCGATTCTAATCACCCTCTCCAGCCCGCACCAAACCCCTGGACACCTAGGAATGCCCCGGCACCCCCGTTACGGTCAAGGAACCGGCGCGGCCTGCCCGGGGAGAGCGGTCCTGCGAAGCACACCGGAACCCACACCGGAACCGAGGAGAAGGCGATGTCCCTGATCATCGAAATGCTCGAAAACCATCCCGCCGGAGCCCGCACTCCGGATCCCCGCCTTCTCGCCGAATGCCTGCGGGCCTGCGGTGACTGCGCCTCCGTCTGCAATTCCTGCGCGGATGCCTGTCTGGGTGAGGACATGGTGGGTGATCTGCTCAGCTGCATCCGCACCGATCTGGACTGCGCGGAGATCTGTGCAACCACGTCGGCGGTGCTGTCCCGGACAGGTACCACCGGTCCGGCCACCCCCAGCCTGCTGCACGCCTGCATTGCCGCGTGCGCTGCCTGTGCGGAGGAATGCCAGCAGCACGCGTCCATGCACCCGCACTGCCGGATCTGCGCGGAAGCCTGCCGCCGCTGCCTCAACGCCTGCCAGAAACTCCTGGCCTCCCTCGGTTAGGACCGCCCGGCCATCACCATGCCCCGGACATAGGCTGCCTGGCCCACGTGCTCCAGGCAGTCCGCCAAGGTGCTCACCAGCCGGACGCCCAGCGTCACCGGCGGATCCCAGGCCCGGTCCACAACCGCGTCCAGATCCTCCGCCGACAGCCCCGAGATGAAGGCCGCGGTTCGGGAGTGCACGTCGTCGTAGTAACCCAACAGTGTCTCCGCGGAGCGCACCTGGACCAGGGACACCTGCTCGGAGGTATGTCCGTAGCCGGTGTCCTCCACCGCCAGCGGCAGTCCCACCCGGTCCGCCCATCCGTCCGCGGTCCAGGCCTGTTCCTGACCGGCCACCTCGGCCACCTGGTGGTCCTCCACCCGGGCCAGGTGCCAGATCAGCCAGGAGATGGAGTTTCCGTCCGGGTAGGGACGGCGGTTCAAGGCAGCCGCATCAAGGTTGTTCACGGCACGCCGGACGGCGCCGGGCAGCCGCCCGAAGGCATCAACAAGGAGATCGCTCTGGTTCATGGCGGCAGGTTCCCTAGGGGTCGGCGGCACGGTTTCGTCATCCTTTCACGGTCCTCCGGGTCCCGGAAGGGGCATTTTTGGGCATCAACAGAAAAAGCGGGATGGGCCGGTTCCATTCGCCGCGTGCGGTTCTAAGATTGCTCGCATGAGCTGGACAGACGAGCGTCCTGCATGGCTTCCGCCCATCCCGTCACCACACCGCGGCCAGACCCGGATAGTTCTCGGAATGATCCTGGTCTGTTCCACTATGCTCGCCAGCCTCGTGGTCGCGGCGTTCGGCGCATTGTTGAGCATGTACGTCCTCTGGCCGCTCGCCGGCGGCCTGCTGCTGCTGATGTCCGGGCTGCTCAGCCGCCGCGGCGTGTAGTCCCGCCGGGACCGCCCGCGGATCGAGGCGGCCCTGCGCCCAAGGGCGGGGAAAATTTAGGTAAGGATTATCTTGCTGGAAAGTACTGCTCCGCAGGCTTAAAACGGAGGCATGTGGAGCGGAAGACTAGGGAGGATCCCGGAGGCGGTGCGCCGTTATCCGCTGGTGTTCGCCACGCTGCTGGCGGGTGTGGTGGTCCTTGCCCTGCTCACGGCCGGCGCCGGTACCGCCGCGGCCTGGACGGCAAGCCTGTACGCGGGTGCCGTGGCGCTGAAGACTGCCGCTGGAATGGTCCGGAATATCCGTGCCGGGAACTGGGGGCTGGACATCCTGGCGCTCATCGCGATCCTCAGCACCATCGCCGTCGGCGAATATCTGGCCGCGCTGATCATCGTGCTAATGCTCTCCGGCGGCGAGGCACTGGAGGATTATGCCGCCGGCCGTGCCCGCAGCGAGCTTGATGCGCTGCTGGACCGCGCACCCCAGCTGGCCCACCGGCTGGCGGCGGACGCCGTCGTCGACGTTGCCGCCACCGATGTCGGGCCCGGTGACGTCCTGCTGGTCCGGCCCGCCGAGCTGGTGCCCGTGGACGGCATCCTGCTGGATCCGGCCGCAGAGTTCGACGAATCCTCGCTCACGGGGGAATCCCTGCCCGCCCTGCGCACCGCCGGGGAGGCGGTGCTCAGCGGGTCGGTCAACGGCACCGCCGCCGTCCGCATCCGCGCCACGGCGACGACGGCGGACAGCCAGTACCAGCGGATCGTCGCCCTGGTGCAGGAGGCCGCGGCGTCGCGGGCACCCCTGGTGCGGCTGGCCGACCGGTATGCGCTGCCGTTTACCGGGCTCACCCTGCTGATTGCCGGCGCTGCCTGGCTGGCCAGCGGCGATCCCGTCCGGTTCGCGGAAGTACTGGTCCTGGCCACGCCCTGCCCGCTGCTGATCGCTGCCCCCGTGGCCTTTATGGGCGGAATGAGCCGGGCGGCCCGGCACGGCATCATCGTCAAGGGCGGCGCAACCCTGGAACAGCTTGCCCGGATCCGCACCGCGGCCTTCGACAAGACCGGCACATTGACCGCCGGCCGGCCGAAACTGGTGGCAGTGCATCCGCAGCCGCCGTTCACGGCGGATGAGCTGCTGTCCCTCGCCGCATCCGCGGAGCAGTATTCCTCCCATGTGCTGGCCGCCGCGGTCCAGTCGGCGGCCACCGCCCGGGGGCTGGCCTTGCTGCCGGCGGACTACGCCTCGGAGGCGGCGACCAACGGGGTGGAAGCGCTGATCGGCGGCCGCAGGATCCGCGTGGGCAAGCAGCGGTTCATTGTCGGCACCGGCGCCCACCCGGCCGAACAGTCCCTGCAGCCCGGCGAGCTGGCCGTCTATGTCGGGGTGGAAGGCGTCTTCGCCGGCACCCTGGTGCTCAGCGACACCGTGCGCCCCAATGCCGCGGCCACACTGACGGACCTGCAGCGCCTGGGCGTCCGGTCCACGGTCATGCTTACCGGTGATGCGGCCGCAACTGCGCACAGCGTTGCCCAGGGACTGGGCATTACGCAGGTCTCCGCCGGACTGCTGCCGGCGGATAAGGTCCGGGCCGTTGCCGCCCTGCCCGGCCGTCCGGTCCTGATGGTGGGCGACGGCGTCAATGACGCGCCCGTGCTGGCGGCGGCCGACGTCGGCATCGCCATGGGTGCCAGGGGTTCCACGGCGGCGGGTGAGTCCGCCGACGCGGTGATTGTTGCCGACGACCTCTCCCGGGTGGCCGTCGCCGTCGCCATCGGCCAGCGCACGCGGCGGGTGGCGCTGCAGAG
This window of the Arthrobacter sp. zg-Y919 genome carries:
- a CDS encoding Nramp family divalent metal transporter codes for the protein MVRTVPLPDTTARPVSRPRNILWLLGPALVAGVAYLDPGNVASNMTAGAKFGYLLVWVVVTGNVMAWLIQYLSAKLGLVTGRSLPELLGERIGRKPARRLYWLQAELVAMATDVAEVIGGAVALWLLFDLPLFLGGIITGGISMVVLQLQNSGRHRSFEYVIVTLMLVIAVGFTAGVFLNPPDAGSVAQGLLPRFEGSESVLLAASILGATVMPHAIYAHSALTRDRFPRRTATLTTPRLIKATKWDVTIALAVAGTVNLAILLLAAGSLQGVEGTDTLEGAHAAISASLGGVVATLFAVGLLASGLASTSVGAYAGAEIMQGLLKVRIPMLLRRLITLIPALAILAVGIDPTWALILSQVILSFGIPFALIPLVWLTAQRDLMGVHRNRWWTTGLGVLVSVLLVGLNITLLVLTFTGA
- the trxB gene encoding thioredoxin-disulfide reductase; translation: MGTDSVLIIGSGPAGYTAGVYAARAGMKPRILAGSVTAGGALMNTTEVENFPGFPDGILGPDLMENLRRQAEKFGALVEYDDVVSVDLGAHTKRVATGGGNSYKARSVILATGSVYKELGLPEEKQLNGRGISWCATCDGFFFRNRDIAVVGGGDSAMEEALFLTRFADSVTVVVRRDALRASRIMAQRARDHAKIRFEFNNEVTAIHGTDKVTGMTLTDTVTGTTRELPVQGIFVAIGHAPRTDLLAGQVDLDAEGYIKVAAPSTQTNLDGVFACGDAVDHRYRQAITAAGTGCSAALDAERYLAAQADADSIATALVEGVLNG
- a CDS encoding ABC transporter permease, giving the protein MNIVMDLTGRNLRLYFRDRLNVFFSLIAVLVLFLLYTLFLGNQQVESLSESFPQATRAEVKGLVDSWMFAGIVGITTITTGLAAANVVVDDTATDRFRDFLVSPISRGQLVLGYLLSIIAISLIMTTLVMVASLVYLGLVDGVALTGGQLARTYGYVVLSCAAFGALSAFAVTYVRTPGAFAAMSTVVGTVLGFAAGSYVPVGAFPEGVRNFVSALPFMQSSMVIRQEMTAGPMDTVTDVPEAAAVVQDIFGITARVGDWVVPTGYVVFVLAAMVVVLTALAALRIRSRIR
- a CDS encoding ABC transporter ATP-binding protein, with protein sequence MTAETAISVRGLTKRFGRVTAVDDLSFEVQSGSVFAFLGANGAGKSTTISCLTTVLPPDAGTVTVAGHDVGSSGNGVREAIGVVFQDSLLDPILTGRENLQTRARFYSPDKAANNARINELGRMIGLGDFLDRRYATYSGGERRRVDIARALLHSPSIIFLDEPTAGLDPASRAVVWSTIHDLRENHGLTVFLTTHYMEETEEADRVCVIEKGRIIADGTPTTLRAEYSSSILSITSADPQALAGLADDAGVAVVGSDRNVLRLRVDRSDTARRLLAAHGDSVLDFEFRHGTMDDVFLALTGRQGEAA
- a CDS encoding four-helix bundle copper-binding protein: MSLIIEMLENHPAGARTPDPRLLAECLRACGDCASVCNSCADACLGEDMVGDLLSCIRTDLDCAEICATTSAVLSRTGTTGPATPSLLHACIAACAACAEECQQHASMHPHCRICAEACRRCLNACQKLLASLG
- a CDS encoding DUF664 domain-containing protein, which gives rise to MNQSDLLVDAFGRLPGAVRRAVNNLDAAALNRRPYPDGNSISWLIWHLARVEDHQVAEVAGQEQAWTADGWADRVGLPLAVEDTGYGHTSEQVSLVQVRSAETLLGYYDDVHSRTAAFISGLSAEDLDAVVDRAWDPPVTLGVRLVSTLADCLEHVGQAAYVRGMVMAGRS
- a CDS encoding heavy metal translocating P-type ATPase — its product is MWSGRLGRIPEAVRRYPLVFATLLAGVVVLALLTAGAGTAAAWTASLYAGAVALKTAAGMVRNIRAGNWGLDILALIAILSTIAVGEYLAALIIVLMLSGGEALEDYAAGRARSELDALLDRAPQLAHRLAADAVVDVAATDVGPGDVLLVRPAELVPVDGILLDPAAEFDESSLTGESLPALRTAGEAVLSGSVNGTAAVRIRATATTADSQYQRIVALVQEAAASRAPLVRLADRYALPFTGLTLLIAGAAWLASGDPVRFAEVLVLATPCPLLIAAPVAFMGGMSRAARHGIIVKGGATLEQLARIRTAAFDKTGTLTAGRPKLVAVHPQPPFTADELLSLAASAEQYSSHVLAAAVQSAATARGLALLPADYASEAATNGVEALIGGRRIRVGKQRFIVGTGAHPAEQSLQPGELAVYVGVEGVFAGTLVLSDTVRPNAAATLTDLQRLGVRSTVMLTGDAAATAHSVAQGLGITQVSAGLLPADKVRAVAALPGRPVLMVGDGVNDAPVLAAADVGIAMGARGSTAAGESADAVIVADDLSRVAVAVAIGQRTRRVALQSIQLGIALSVVLMLVAAFGYIPAVLGAMTQELVDLAAILNALRALHGPRHRGARSAGRHGDRREGDNGQWPAPVPGLSRSI